One Mucilaginibacter ginkgonis genomic region harbors:
- a CDS encoding BatA domain-containing protein — translation MQFLNPIWFSALAALAIPLVIHLWNIKPGRVLKVGSISLISEASRKSSRSFKLTDIPLLMLRCLLLALIAFLLAQPFLQQQLKTKKPAGWVLFPREDFKVGYTQFKKPIDSLLQKGYEFHFFNDSFPKVDLANLIKQKDTSLSKPGNAADNYWSLIRELDAKVAADVPIYLYTSNERKHFAGDKPEADLNLHWQTYATADSSAQWVQSAWFSNDKTISVVKGKSNPSGIRFDYTTIQSEKGDDEYKVDVKNGRAVVSLSQHPATSFTVDTSAVHIAIYTDHFQDDAKYLKAALEAAGQFSRRRYSIKVYGNGSPIPSEQNWVFWLSEQAVPTRLFDSNADVFIYQKGKQNLAATNMVSAKMYALPSGNEQTAIFKTISVNQGGEAIWRDGYGNALLSSIKKGNAMLYKFQTRFSPAYNDLVWSSVFPQLMLQLVFGGTAADFSKFDRRKMSADEMMPVKTSQKTAIAKKFAMQKELAFYFWIALALLFFAERWLATSNKVVEANG, via the coding sequence ATGCAATTTTTAAATCCCATTTGGTTTTCCGCACTTGCTGCCCTGGCCATCCCGCTGGTTATTCACCTGTGGAATATCAAGCCAGGACGCGTGCTTAAGGTGGGCAGCATTTCTCTCATTTCAGAAGCGTCACGTAAAAGCAGCCGCAGTTTCAAATTGACCGATATACCGCTTTTAATGCTACGCTGTTTATTACTTGCCTTAATAGCTTTTCTTTTGGCGCAACCTTTCTTGCAGCAGCAGCTTAAAACTAAGAAACCTGCCGGGTGGGTACTATTTCCTAGGGAAGATTTTAAAGTGGGATACACCCAATTTAAAAAGCCCATAGACTCACTTTTACAAAAAGGATATGAGTTTCACTTTTTTAACGATAGTTTTCCAAAGGTTGATTTGGCAAACCTCATTAAACAAAAAGACACGAGTTTATCGAAACCAGGAAACGCCGCAGATAACTATTGGTCATTGATCAGGGAATTAGATGCTAAAGTAGCCGCTGATGTACCTATTTATCTTTATACTTCAAATGAGCGGAAACATTTTGCAGGTGACAAGCCCGAAGCAGATCTTAATCTTCACTGGCAAACTTATGCAACTGCTGATAGCAGCGCGCAGTGGGTACAAAGTGCCTGGTTTAGTAATGATAAGACAATTAGCGTAGTTAAGGGCAAAAGCAACCCGTCGGGAATTCGTTTTGATTACACTACCATTCAATCAGAAAAAGGCGATGACGAATACAAGGTAGATGTAAAAAACGGCAGGGCCGTGGTTAGTCTCAGTCAGCACCCGGCAACATCTTTTACGGTTGATACATCTGCGGTGCACATAGCCATTTATACCGACCATTTTCAGGACGATGCAAAGTATTTAAAAGCGGCGCTCGAGGCTGCAGGCCAATTTAGCAGGCGGCGGTATTCAATAAAGGTCTATGGTAACGGTTCACCAATTCCGTCTGAGCAAAACTGGGTATTCTGGTTATCCGAACAGGCTGTACCGACGAGGTTGTTTGATAGCAACGCAGACGTGTTTATCTACCAAAAAGGTAAGCAAAACCTTGCTGCAACCAATATGGTTAGCGCAAAAATGTACGCTTTGCCATCCGGCAACGAGCAAACCGCAATTTTTAAAACTATTAGTGTTAATCAGGGTGGCGAGGCGATATGGCGCGACGGCTATGGCAATGCGCTTTTATCTTCAATAAAAAAAGGCAACGCAATGCTTTATAAATTTCAGACGCGGTTTAGCCCGGCTTATAATGATCTGGTTTGGAGCAGCGTTTTCCCGCAACTAATGCTGCAATTGGTGTTTGGCGGCACCGCAGCCGACTTCTCTAAATTCGACAGGCGGAAGATGTCAGCCGATGAGATGATGCCGGTCAAGACGTCTCAAAAAACCGCAATTGCGAAAAAGTTCGCCATGCAAAAAGAGCTGGCCTTTTATTTCTGGATCGCGTTGGCGTTATTATTTTTTGCTGAACGATGGCTGGCAACATCAAATAAAGTGGTAGAAGCAAATGGCTGA
- a CDS encoding DUF58 domain-containing protein has translation MQLDPKVLTTIKNLPLLAKTVIDGFMNGYNKSTVKGPGLEFSQYRSYQPGDDLRWLDWRMFARSDRYYIRESEVETSISVRFLIDASASMNHTDGGIKKIDYARWLAASLAYLVTQQGDASGLYIFREGDLFTLASKNDPQHLQRIFYQLDNISPSGTFTKPVNYKELFAGAGRKEMLVFITDMYQHNDEIFKLLDSLSALKHEVIVFHLMGKNEIDFDFGGYSALEDLETGETVEIDTIQAKKTYAERLIVHLQNIKSQLLNKRIYYRMLDTSQPLDIALRDFLVQRKKGI, from the coding sequence ATGCAATTAGACCCAAAAGTATTAACCACCATAAAGAATTTGCCCTTGCTGGCGAAAACGGTGATCGATGGCTTTATGAACGGGTATAATAAAAGTACTGTCAAAGGGCCGGGATTAGAGTTTAGCCAGTACCGCAGCTACCAGCCGGGCGACGATCTGCGCTGGCTGGATTGGCGCATGTTTGCCCGCAGCGACCGCTATTATATCCGCGAATCTGAAGTAGAAACGAGCATTTCCGTCCGCTTTTTAATAGACGCAAGCGCGTCTATGAACCACACAGATGGCGGAATAAAAAAGATAGATTATGCACGCTGGTTAGCGGCATCGCTTGCCTATCTGGTTACCCAACAGGGCGACGCGTCCGGTTTGTATATTTTCCGCGAGGGCGATCTTTTTACGCTCGCGTCTAAAAACGACCCGCAACATTTACAACGTATTTTTTATCAGCTGGATAACATTTCCCCGTCGGGTACATTTACTAAACCGGTAAATTACAAGGAACTTTTCGCGGGCGCCGGCCGCAAAGAAATGCTGGTTTTTATTACTGATATGTACCAGCACAATGATGAGATATTTAAACTTCTGGATTCGCTGTCGGCGTTGAAGCACGAAGTAATTGTGTTTCACCTGATGGGAAAGAATGAGATCGACTTTGATTTTGGCGGTTACTCTGCGCTTGAAGATCTGGAAACCGGTGAGACTGTCGAGATCGACACTATACAGGCGAAAAAAACTTATGCTGAGAGATTAATAGTGCATCTGCAGAACATCAAGTCGCAGTTGTTAAACAAGCGCATTTACTACCGCATGCTTGATACATCTCAACCGTTAGATATTGCATTACGTGATTTTTTGGTTCAAAGAAAAAAGGGGATATAA
- a CDS encoding AAA family ATPase, translating into MELTENDVKTLLAKLPQLKTEIQKVIVGQDAILDELLVAFLAGGHCLLEGVPGLAKTLIVKTMSQALHLAFRRIQFTPDLMPTDIVGTEILEEDHVTGKRFFKFNKGPLFANIILADEINRTPPKTQSALLEAMQEFEVTYGGQTYPLDKPFFILATQNPIEQAGTYPLPEAQLDRFLLLIKIGYPTEQEEFEVLNRTTGTKKAEVTPVITAEEIQQAQALVRQVSISEDLVKYVSSIIRATRPDTTTVDYVKEWVRWGAGPRAGQALILTAKARALLKGRYAVLMEDIHAMAIPVLRHRILMNFKAEAEGITSDVATAELLKLVTRPKAI; encoded by the coding sequence CTGGCAAAACTGCCGCAGCTTAAAACAGAAATACAGAAAGTTATTGTTGGGCAGGACGCCATTTTAGATGAACTTTTGGTAGCGTTTTTAGCAGGCGGACACTGCCTTTTAGAAGGTGTGCCGGGCCTGGCCAAAACCCTGATCGTAAAAACCATGTCGCAGGCACTGCACTTGGCTTTCCGAAGGATACAATTTACGCCCGACTTGATGCCGACAGACATTGTGGGCACAGAGATTTTAGAAGAGGACCACGTAACGGGCAAGCGCTTCTTCAAGTTTAACAAAGGGCCGCTGTTTGCCAATATCATCCTTGCAGACGAGATCAACCGTACACCACCAAAAACACAATCTGCCTTATTGGAAGCTATGCAGGAGTTTGAGGTGACCTACGGCGGGCAAACCTATCCGCTCGACAAGCCGTTTTTTATACTCGCTACGCAGAACCCTATTGAGCAGGCGGGGACATATCCGTTGCCGGAAGCCCAACTCGACCGGTTTCTATTGCTGATAAAAATTGGTTATCCGACAGAGCAGGAAGAATTTGAGGTATTGAACCGCACTACAGGCACAAAGAAAGCAGAGGTGACCCCGGTTATCACTGCCGAAGAGATCCAGCAGGCGCAGGCTTTAGTACGCCAGGTAAGCATAAGCGAAGACTTGGTTAAATATGTGAGCAGCATTATTCGCGCCACCCGGCCGGACACTACTACGGTGGATTATGTTAAAGAGTGGGTACGCTGGGGTGCGGGTCCGCGTGCAGGCCAAGCCTTAATTTTAACAGCCAAAGCACGTGCATTGCTAAAAGGCCGCTACGCGGTTTTAATGGAAGACATCCACGCCATGGCTATACCCGTTTTACGCCATCGAATTTTGATGAATTTTAAAGCAGAAGCCGAAGGTATCACGTCTGACGTGGCGACGGCGGAACTTTTAAAACTGGTTACAAGGCCGAAGGCGATCTGA